A window of the Pseudomonas gozinkensis genome harbors these coding sequences:
- a CDS encoding cation diffusion facilitator family transporter has product MSNRGEQSLLKQSTILMLAVSIAGIATGFVSGSQSILFDGFFSLIATFIKVLMLITAKLIAKQSNQRFQFGFWHLEPMVLLIEGSFLLLIAIYAFLNGVFGIINGGREIELGLVIIYAAVFTVVEFAYFFYVRHRNRTLKSSLIQFDNISWLVDAMLSVGLLISFLAALLLKSQGYGEWAKFVDPLILIVLALTMLPPAFKILGPALRDVLGIAPDTLDDQVRQVMEAAKVEHGFDDYVSYVQKHGRARFIEIHVVLPADYALSSVAQLDALREEISAKLGKPDAARWLTISFTGDKKWIA; this is encoded by the coding sequence GTGAGTAACCGTGGTGAGCAGTCGCTGCTCAAACAATCGACCATCCTGATGTTGGCCGTGTCGATCGCCGGGATCGCCACCGGTTTTGTTTCGGGTTCCCAGTCCATCCTGTTCGATGGCTTTTTTTCGTTGATTGCAACGTTCATCAAAGTCCTGATGCTGATCACGGCGAAGCTGATCGCCAAGCAAAGCAACCAGCGCTTCCAGTTCGGCTTCTGGCATCTGGAGCCGATGGTGCTGCTGATCGAGGGCAGTTTCCTGCTGCTGATCGCAATCTACGCCTTTCTCAACGGCGTGTTCGGCATCATCAACGGCGGTCGTGAGATCGAACTGGGGCTGGTGATCATCTACGCGGCGGTGTTCACCGTTGTCGAGTTCGCCTACTTCTTCTACGTCCGGCACCGCAATCGCACGCTCAAGTCGAGCCTGATCCAGTTCGACAACATCAGCTGGCTGGTGGACGCGATGCTGTCGGTGGGCCTGTTGATCAGTTTCCTCGCGGCGTTGCTGCTCAAGTCACAGGGTTATGGTGAGTGGGCGAAGTTTGTCGACCCGCTGATTCTCATCGTGCTGGCCCTGACCATGCTGCCACCGGCGTTCAAGATCCTCGGCCCGGCACTGCGTGACGTGCTCGGCATTGCGCCGGATACGCTGGACGATCAGGTGCGCCAGGTGATGGAGGCGGCGAAGGTCGAGCATGGTTTCGACGACTACGTGTCCTACGTGCAGAAGCACGGACGGGCGCGATTCATCGAGATTCATGTGGTGTTGCCGGCGGATTACGCGCTGAGCAGCGTCGCTCAGTTGGATGCGTTGCGGGAGGAAATCTCGGCGAAGCTGGGCAAACCGGATGCGGCACGGTGGTTGACCATCAGCTTTACGGGCGACAAAAAGTGGATCGCCTAG
- a CDS encoding AGE family epimerase/isomerase, giving the protein MPHASRSTSLPELTALFGEVQQHFLNVIVPLWQGPGWNADMALPYEALDAAHQPLPPQRYRAMACARQLYLFSSLIGVVDNAEARAAALFRSLQRHFHDAEHGGWFYSIDPQGKPLDQRKDLYTHAFILFACAHYWDKSREPLVESTLNAALEVIGRRFATGDGLYEACLDRDWITLETGPLQNPLMHLAEAFLATLAVREDPQTRQALSELCTAMHKRFIEPQQGVLMEKPLGAVDNWFEPGHQFEWYFLLESSPLLRGSKLHAALDRAFAFTEQQGVEADTGAVLAMLDPQGHGKDSTQRIWAQAEYLRALTLRPGCESAVLRQLQALQQRFLHAGGWHECRDAQGEVSRKDMPSTTPYHLATCYRGLADYLR; this is encoded by the coding sequence ATGCCCCACGCTTCCCGCTCCACCTCCCTGCCTGAACTGACCGCCCTGTTCGGTGAAGTGCAACAGCACTTTCTGAACGTGATCGTGCCCCTCTGGCAAGGACCGGGCTGGAACGCCGACATGGCGCTGCCTTACGAGGCGCTGGACGCCGCGCATCAGCCGCTGCCGCCGCAGCGCTATCGGGCCATGGCCTGCGCACGGCAGCTGTACCTGTTTTCCAGCCTGATCGGGGTTGTGGATAACGCCGAAGCCCGCGCGGCTGCGCTGTTCCGTTCCCTGCAACGGCACTTCCACGATGCCGAGCACGGCGGCTGGTTCTACAGCATCGATCCGCAGGGCAAACCGCTGGATCAGCGCAAGGACCTCTACACCCACGCCTTCATCCTGTTCGCCTGCGCCCACTATTGGGACAAGTCTCGCGAACCGTTGGTGGAATCGACCCTGAACGCCGCGCTGGAAGTCATTGGCCGGCGATTCGCAACGGGCGACGGCCTCTACGAAGCCTGCCTCGACCGCGACTGGATCACGCTGGAAACCGGCCCGCTGCAAAACCCGCTGATGCACCTGGCCGAAGCCTTCCTGGCCACGTTGGCCGTTCGCGAAGATCCCCAGACCCGGCAGGCGCTGAGCGAATTATGCACAGCCATGCACAAGCGCTTCATCGAACCACAACAGGGCGTGTTGATGGAAAAGCCGCTGGGGGCTGTGGATAACTGGTTTGAGCCGGGGCATCAGTTTGAATGGTATTTCCTGCTCGAATCCTCGCCGCTGTTGCGCGGGTCGAAGCTGCACGCGGCACTGGATCGTGCGTTTGCCTTCACCGAACAACAGGGCGTCGAGGCCGACACCGGTGCGGTGCTGGCCATGCTTGATCCGCAAGGACACGGGAAGGATTCGACCCAGCGCATCTGGGCCCAGGCCGAATACCTGCGCGCCCTGACGTTGCGTCCGGGCTGTGAAAGCGCGGTGCTGCGCCAGTTGCAGGCGCTGCAACAGCGCTTCCTGCACGCCGGCGGCTGGCACGAGTGCCGTGACGCCCAGGGCGAGGTAAGCCGCAAGGACATGCCGTCGACCACGCCGTATCACTTGGCGACCTGCTATCGCGGCCTCGCCGATTATCTGCGCTGA
- a CDS encoding HupE/UreJ family protein, which translates to MTLKRILGAVALLLTPALAFAHPGHGDSGLVAGISHPIGGLDHLLAMLAVGLWAAQQQGAARWALPCTFVGTMLIGGLLGFEGLELPALESGIAASVLALGLAVALAVRPPLVMAVAATALFALFHGVAHGLELPDMSSPWAYAAGFVVATAALHAAGYAVVRFLPQAAAPLVRLAGAASAVTGAWLLAG; encoded by the coding sequence ATGACACTCAAACGTATTCTCGGCGCCGTCGCGCTGCTGCTGACCCCGGCGCTGGCCTTCGCCCACCCCGGCCACGGCGACTCTGGCCTGGTGGCCGGCATCAGCCACCCGATCGGCGGCCTCGACCATTTGCTGGCGATGCTGGCCGTCGGTCTGTGGGCGGCGCAGCAGCAAGGCGCCGCACGCTGGGCGCTGCCCTGCACCTTCGTTGGCACCATGCTGATTGGCGGTTTACTCGGGTTTGAAGGGCTGGAATTGCCGGCGCTGGAAAGCGGGATTGCCGCGTCGGTGCTGGCGCTGGGTCTGGCGGTGGCGCTGGCGGTGCGTCCGCCGCTGGTGATGGCGGTGGCGGCGACGGCGCTGTTTGCGCTGTTTCATGGCGTGGCCCATGGGCTGGAGCTGCCGGACATGTCGAGCCCGTGGGCATATGCCGCCGGTTTCGTGGTCGCGACGGCGGCCCTGCATGCGGCGGGTTATGCAGTGGTTCGTTTTCTGCCTCAGGCTGCTGCACCGCTGGTTCGACTGGCCGGAGCGGCTTCGGCGGTGACGGGCGCGTGGTTGTTGGCTGGCTGA
- the ureG gene encoding urease accessory protein UreG, protein MNTQPLRVGIGGPVGSGKTALTLALCLALRERYNLAVVTNDIYTREDADFLVRNEALAPERIIGVETGGCPHTAIREDASINLEAVDQLNRRFPGLDLILVESGGDNLSATFSPELSDLTIYVIDVSAGDKLPRKGGPGICKSDLLVINKIDLAPLVGASLEMMNSDTQRMRNGKPFVFSNQKTGQGLEEIIAFIERQGLLTAA, encoded by the coding sequence ATGAACACACAACCTCTGCGCGTCGGCATCGGCGGCCCGGTCGGTTCCGGCAAGACCGCGTTGACCCTGGCCCTGTGCCTGGCCCTGCGCGAGCGCTACAACCTCGCCGTGGTCACCAACGACATCTACACCCGCGAAGACGCCGACTTTCTGGTGCGCAACGAAGCCCTGGCGCCGGAACGCATCATCGGCGTGGAAACCGGCGGCTGCCCGCACACCGCGATCCGCGAGGACGCTTCGATCAACCTCGAAGCGGTGGATCAACTGAACCGGCGTTTTCCGGGGCTGGACCTGATTCTGGTGGAGTCCGGTGGCGACAACCTGTCCGCGACCTTCAGCCCGGAACTGTCCGACCTGACCATCTACGTGATCGACGTGTCGGCCGGCGACAAGCTGCCACGCAAGGGCGGGCCCGGCATTTGCAAATCCGACCTGCTGGTGATCAACAAGATCGACCTCGCGCCACTGGTCGGCGCCTCGCTGGAGATGATGAACAGCGACACTCAACGCATGCGCAACGGCAAGCCGTTCGTGTTCAGCAACCAGAAAACCGGTCAGGGCCTGGAAGAAATCATTGCCTTCATCGAACGCCAGGGCCTGCTGACTGCAGCCTGA
- a CDS encoding urease accessory protein UreF → MNPAWALLRLASPQLPIGGYSYSQGLEMAVDNGRVDSPDSARRWISDQLLLNLARFEAPMLLAHCQAAADENWDELRKLCESHRASRETRELHLESRQMGYSLQQLLNGLPELDQPARDFLEHCVEPHLALCWALAARAWHISPQDALAAWLWSWLENQLAVLMKTLPLGQQAAQRLTSELLPLLQQAQQDATRINPEHLGSAAFGLSLACMAHERQYSRLFRS, encoded by the coding sequence GTGAACCCGGCCTGGGCGCTGCTGCGCCTGGCCAGTCCGCAATTGCCGATTGGCGGCTACAGCTATTCCCAGGGCCTGGAGATGGCGGTGGATAACGGCCGTGTCGACAGCCCGGACAGCGCCCGCCGCTGGATCAGCGATCAATTGCTGCTCAACCTCGCGCGGTTCGAGGCGCCCATGTTGCTCGCCCATTGCCAGGCTGCTGCGGATGAAAACTGGGATGAATTGCGCAAGCTCTGCGAAAGCCACCGCGCCAGCCGTGAAACCCGCGAACTGCATCTGGAGAGCCGGCAGATGGGCTATTCGTTGCAGCAACTGCTCAATGGCTTGCCCGAACTCGATCAGCCCGCGCGGGACTTTCTCGAACACTGCGTCGAGCCGCACCTGGCCCTGTGCTGGGCACTGGCGGCGCGCGCCTGGCACATCAGCCCGCAGGACGCCCTCGCCGCGTGGCTGTGGAGCTGGCTGGAAAACCAGCTCGCGGTGCTGATGAAAACCCTGCCGCTGGGCCAGCAAGCCGCCCAGCGCCTGACCAGCGAACTGCTGCCGCTGCTGCAACAGGCCCAGCAGGACGCCACCCGAATCAATCCCGAACACCTCGGCAGCGCCGCGTTCGGTCTGTCCCTGGCGTGCATGGCCCATGAGCGCCAGTACAGCCGCCTGTTCCGTTCCTAG
- the ureE gene encoding urease accessory protein UreE, whose product MLVIHRRIDPQPVWAAELHLTFEARSKSRLRCFSAEGEDVGLFLERGQPPLYDGECLQAEDGRIVRVCARPEQLLHVTCANAFELTRAAYHLGNRHVALQVGDGWLRLLDDYVLKAMLEQLGAAVESIEAPFQPEHGAYGGGHHHSRHGDEDFNYAPKLHQFGVRL is encoded by the coding sequence ATGCTGGTGATTCATCGCAGAATCGACCCCCAACCCGTCTGGGCCGCCGAGTTGCACCTGACCTTCGAAGCCCGGAGCAAAAGCCGCCTGCGCTGTTTCAGTGCCGAAGGCGAGGACGTCGGACTGTTCCTGGAGCGCGGTCAGCCGCCGCTGTATGACGGCGAATGCCTGCAAGCCGAAGACGGCCGGATCGTCCGGGTCTGCGCCCGCCCCGAACAGCTGCTGCATGTCACCTGCGCCAACGCCTTCGAACTGACCCGCGCCGCCTATCACCTGGGCAACCGCCATGTGGCGCTGCAAGTCGGTGACGGCTGGTTGCGGCTGCTCGACGATTACGTGCTCAAGGCGATGCTCGAGCAGCTCGGCGCCGCCGTGGAATCGATCGAAGCGCCGTTCCAGCCGGAACACGGCGCCTACGGTGGCGGCCATCACCATTCGCGGCACGGTGACGAAGACTTCAACTACGCGCCGAAACTCCATCAGTTCGGCGTCCGTTTGTGA